The proteins below are encoded in one region of Silene latifolia isolate original U9 population chromosome 2, ASM4854445v1, whole genome shotgun sequence:
- the LOC141641035 gene encoding protein FAR1-RELATED SEQUENCE 5-like yields the protein MIVENSKVNKGPVQSFRMFKEYVKGYQNVGASLEDFKIFWRNVKKFIKGYDAQMMIENFMNKKVMCSSYYFDFDVDDRGRLSRVCWFDPIAIKNYSLFGDMTSFDTTFNMNTYKMIFAPFTGVDHHKKCVTFGAGLIRKETDDDFVWLFRNFLSAMSNKYPVCIITDQDRGIKAGVKTVFGDKTQHRYCMWHIMKKLPDKIGTTLYRKTNFMKELWSCVWAEDIEPSEFEERWCSVISSYGLTDNEWLDTMFDERASWIPAYFRDLFMGGLMRTTSRSESENSFFGVTTSDSIPIIDREKDKVYYVNFISDEMKVNCTCKKFERHGILCRHALYVLKEQGLDNVPDQYLLSRWSKLATCQPICNNVPYTLIEDCNSLDVRRHKIGTLWSEVFSCVTLAEQKPEYVDELPGILKGFKDKISAQTSTSECSSSSNTGDRLRNKNRELEMLLGTKIPKEVVVLPPIQSKTKGSEKRMMSQKEQATKEQKKAPRKCNACGELGFHDSRNCPGRV from the exons ATGATTGTTGAGAATTCTAAAGTGAATAAGGGGCCTGTGCAAAGCTTTAGGATGTTCAAAGAGTACGTGAAAGGGTATCAAAATGTAGGGGCATCACTCGAGGACTTCAAAATTTTTTGGAGGAATGTGAAGAAATTTATTAAAGGGTATGACGCGCAAATGATGATTGAAAATTTCATGAACAAAAAAGTCATGTGTAGTTCGTACTACTTTGATTTTGATGTTGACGATCGTGGTCGACTATCTAGGGTTTGTTGGTTTGACCCTATAGCTATAAAGAATTACAGTCTCTTTGGTGATATGACGTCTTTTGACACGACGTTTAATATGAACACATATAAAATGATATTTGCACCTTTCACGGGGGTTGACCATCACAAAAAATGTGTGACATTTGGAGCAGGACTTATAAGGAAAGAGACTGATGATGATTTCGTATGGTTGTTTCGGAATTTTCTGAGCGCAATGAGCAATAAGTATCCTGTGTGCATAATTACTGATCAAGATAGAGGCATAAAAGCAGGGGTTAAAACAGTGTTCGGGGACAAAACTCAAcacagatattgcatgtggcatatcatgaaaaAGCTGCCAGACAAGATCGGAACTACGCTATATCGAAAAACTAACTTCATGAAAGAGTTGTGGTCCTGTGTTTGGGCAGAAGATATCGAACCGTCTGAGTTTGAGGAACGGTGGTGCTCGGTTATATCCTCATACGGGCTGACCGACAATGAATGGTTAGATACGATGTTTGACGAAAGGGCTTCTTGGATCCCAGCATatttcagggatttatttatgggTGGACTAATGAGAACCACGTCCAGGTCTGAGTCCGAGAATAGCTTTTTCG GGGTTACTACCAGTGACAGCATCCCCATTATTGATCGTGAAAAAGACAAGGTTTACTATGTTAACTTTATCTCTGACGAAATGAAAGTGAACTGCACCTGTAAAAAGTTCGAGAGACATGGAATTTTGTGTCGTCATGCGCTTTACGTGTTGAAAGAACAAGGCCTTGACAATGTTCCAGATCAATATCTGTTAAGTAGGTGGAGCAAATTGGCAACATGTCAGCCGATTTGTAATAATGTGCCATATACTTTAATTGAAGATTGTAACTCATTAGATGTTAGACGGCACAAAATTGGTACCTTATGGTCCGAGGTGTTCTCGTGTGTGACGCTCGCTGAACAAAAACCTGAGTATGTTGATGAATTGCCGGGCATTTTGAAAGGTTTTAAAGACAAGATTAGCGCACAAACCAGTACGTCAGaatgtagtagtagtagtaacacAGGTGATAGGCTGAGAAACAAGAATAGGGAACTTGAGATGCTCTTAGGAACAAAAATACCAAAGGAAGTGGTTGTCTTACCTCCTATTCAGTCAAAAACAAAAGGGTCTGAAAAAAGAATGATGTCCCAAAAGGAACAAGCTACAAAAGAACAGAAGAAAGCGCCCAGGAAATGCAATGCTTGCGGAGAATTAGGATTCCATGATAGTCGGAATTGTCCTGGGAGAGTATGA